From the Phycisphaeraceae bacterium genome, the window GAAAGGAGTCTGTCGTGGATAATCGGATGTTCAAGGGTGGAATGAATCTTATCGTACTGGTTGCAGGCTTGGGAATTGGCGTCTCGAACGCATCGGCCGACCTCGTGCTCGGAGTCACGAACAACGGCGTGCTGATCTCGTTTGAAGCAAGCAACCCATCGGCCATTCTCTCGGGTGTGGCCATCAGCGGGCTTCAAGTCAATGAGCAGATTCGAGGGATCGATATCCGCCCGGCGACGGGAGAACTGTTTGCGCTTGGCAGCTCAAGCCGCTTGTACACGATCAACCGTCACACAGGCGTGGCGATGCAGGTTGGGATTGGACCATTTCAGAACATGCTCAATGGGTCGTCATTCGGGTTCGACTTCAACCCGACAATCGATCGCATACGCGTGGTCTCCAATGCCGATCAGAACCTGGTTCTGAACCCCAACGACGGAACGTCAACGCAGGTGACGCCACTGTTCTATGCGACAGGCGATGTCAATGAAGGCATCAATCCGAACGTTGTGGGCTCGGCATACACGAACAACTTTGCAGGCGCGTTGACTTCGCAGTTGTATGGCATCGACACCGGGCTGGACGTTCTTGTGCGCCAGGCCAACAGTGCAGGAACGCTCGAAACCGTCGGCTCGCTCGGAGTCGATCTGACCGACG encodes:
- a CDS encoding DUF4394 domain-containing protein — encoded protein: MDNRMFKGGMNLIVLVAGLGIGVSNASADLVLGVTNNGVLISFEASNPSAILSGVAISGLQVNEQIRGIDIRPATGELFALGSSSRLYTINRHTGVAMQVGIGPFQNMLNGSSFGFDFNPTIDRIRVVSNADQNLVLNPNDGTSTQVTPLFYATGDVNEGINPNVVGSAYTNNFAGALTSQLYGIDTGLDVLVRQANSAGTLETVGSLGVDLTDVVGFDISGRTGIAYASVLDVMLSRTTFWSIDLMTGQAMSIGEIGGGSLVTAMTVIPTPGGVAIGSIAGLALLRRRRR